ATGAGCCTGCTTTTGTTATTGAAGCAATTAAGAAGATTGCCGAAATAAAAGGCCTGGATATGGAGGAAACATCCAAGAATATCTGGAAAAATTACCAGAAGGTGTTTGTGTAGGGAGCAAGCAACCTTAATATAGAAGGCTTCATTCCCCCTCTTTATGCACAGGAGAGCTTTTCTGAGCCTAACCCTCACAGCAGCGGCTGCTGCCTGCACCAAGATGCAGGGATTAGAAATGACCATTGCTGATGCATCGAAAGACCACAGCAGAGCATTGCAGCTTGGCCGCCAGTGGATGGCTGAAGGGAAATTCGGCGAAGCCAGGGCTGCACTAGAGGTTGGTGTGCAGGGATATACGCTCCGGCAAGACTTGAACCTGAATCTCTACATGTATAACGAGGGCCAATTTCAGCCCCTAACCCAAGAACAAAAGGACGTGCTCATGCAGTTCTATGATGCCTTGGGCCATGCCTGCGCAGCAGCGCAGCAATTCTCCATTGCTTTGGGGTATTTCCAGCAGACAGTCTTCATCGATCCCAGCAACCCGGAGCATTTTATGGCATTTGCAAAAACCAGCGCTGAGATATTTAATGATGAAGCAGCAGAGGGATTAAGGCTTCCTTATGAAACCCTCTTAAAGCGTCATGTTCGAGTCATCCGATACCCTCCAATGGTTGTGATGAATGCAAGCGTAGCTGCATATTTAGAATGTGACTCCCGGCCTGGCCAATGGCAACTTGCGAATCAGGTATTCCAGGAATACACGAGATATCTAAAGGATGTTGCCATGGAGCTGTCACGAAGGGACATAGCATGTAGCATCCAAATCCCTAATGAAGAGAGCAACCAGGAAAAATGGGATATCGCAAGGCAGATGTACCAGCAAGACCCTTATTTTACAGTCCGATATCAGAATTATCTCCCAGGGATGATCCATTTTGCAATCCCCCTGCAAGAAAAAAGGCCTAATACTTCAAACAGCCTGTAAGATGCCAGGAATAACTGGCTTCCCTGAAAATGGCGTTGCCGTCAATCTGCGAGGCTCTTGACCTTAAAGACTGAAAACCGACAAGGGAGTTGCCCCCATGGAGGAATGTCGGTCCCCCCGTCATATGCGCGGCCGAACCGACGTGCTCCGAAGGAGCGCCCGGAAATGTTTGGCATTTCCGACGGCAACCTCGAAGAGATTTTCAGGGAAGCCGGAATAACGCAAAGCCTTTTATACCTGTTTTGCCTATAAGCCTCTATGAAACTGACTCTGGACACCAAAGAGGACTCGCATGAGCATTTGAGGCACGTGATTGCGATGCTTCAGAGTATTATCGGAGGTAGTGAGCAGGACGTCCATGAACCTGGACAGCAGCCTGTAAGTCAGGACCAAGGCTTTGTCAATCTGTTTGGTGATGCTGCAATCAGCCCATCGCCTCCTGAGCAGAAAAAGGATTCCGGCCTTGATGTTGACCCTGCAAAGATCCAGGACATCCTGCAGAAGGCAAGCTTAGAAAAGGCGCGCCTGTCTGAGACCAAAGAGTTCAAGATGGAGGAATATCTTTAGGATGCATTTCATCTAACGCTTCTCGCCTTGCAGAACGAATTTAGAAATCTAAAATCTCCACACCCTCTTCCCGTTTCTATGTATCGCTCTCACCCTGTGGATAGGAATAAAAATCTCCTTGCCACGCTCATGGATATGGATGATATTCTTCTCGATGCGCCGTATCTGGGCTGCCTTGAACTCTATCTCCTTTTTTCTCACCTTATCCAGATACCTGATCCTGAACTCGTTCCTTTGCGGATGCGCCTGAACAGAATTGAGAATCTTCAGAGTGCCCTGCTCCAATCCTCCCAAAGGATCAAACTCCTTGAGGATAATCCCTGAGAACGTAAGTATCGCCAAGCCAATAAACAGGCTGACAAAAGGCTCTTCAAGTATAGGCAACGCTCCAAACCCTTCCCATATCCCACGCCAGAAGAAGATGATTCCTGTCGCTCCAAGAAGTGACCAGAGAAAATGCTTGTCTGACTCACGCAACTGATAGATACTACTCACCTCTTTTGGATGCTTTCAGGCATTCGGGTATAAATACGTTATGGTTTTGTGGCTCAGTAGCAAGTCCGGCATCATTCCTGCGAGCTTCTTCAGCTCCATAAGCAGTGCTGACAGAGGGTAGGCCCCTTCGGGGGTGTCAGCATACACGAATACAGGCGCAAGCGAGCCTGATGCCGGCTGACTTGCTACTGAGCAGGTTTTGAGCTGCCGCCCAGGTATGGAAAGTTTTAATAACCCTCCATGAACCTTTCAAAAAATAATTATAGGGAGGTGCGCAGCATGGCTTATTTTGAAACAAAGTATAGGGATTATCTGTACGTTATTTTCCGTATAGGCATAGGTGCATTATTTTTCATGTATGGTGTGCAGAAATTGTTCGGACTTTGGGGTATGCCCGGAGGTCCTGCTGCCT
This is a stretch of genomic DNA from Candidatus Nanoarchaeia archaeon. It encodes these proteins:
- a CDS encoding RNA repair domain-containing protein, with the translated sequence MSSIYQLRESDKHFLWSLLGATGIIFFWRGIWEGFGALPILEEPFVSLFIGLAILTFSGIILKEFDPLGGLEQGTLKILNSVQAHPQRNEFRIRYLDKVRKKEIEFKAAQIRRIEKNIIHIHERGKEIFIPIHRVRAIHRNGKRVWRF